The following is a genomic window from Bacillota bacterium.
TCTATGCTGCCCGGCAAAGAACGACGGGGGGTGAAAGCGAGGGAATGCCACAGTTGCCTGATATCGCGGCGTAACGGGTGGCAGTCAAGCGGGAACCCAATTTACACCACTTGCGGGGACGCTATCCTCCCGCCCCGCCGCGAACACACGCACTGGCGGGGTTTCAGCGGGAGCATATACCCGGTTACCCGGCACACCGCGATCTGGCTGGAGCGACGTACCAACGCTTTTGCTTTCCCTCCGGCGTTACCTAAACCATACGCAGCCAGGGTGTCCTTGTCAACGGAAACTCCTGACTTCGTTTGCGTTCTCTTGACCTTCTAGTTACATGAAGGTGTACCCTCCCCTGAGGGGACGGCGAAGCATGCGGATCGGTGAACTGGCCTCGCGGGCCGGCGTAACCACGGGGGCCATTCGGTTTTACGAGCAACTGGGGCTGCTCAGGCCGGAAGGGCGAACGCCAGCAGGCTACCGCGTGTTCGGGCCCGGCCAGGTGGAACGGCTGCGCTTCATCCGAGCAGCCCGGATGCTTGGGCTTTCCCTGAGCGCGATCGCGGAGGTGCTGGCCGTCCGGGACCAGGGCCGGCGCCCCTGCGAGTATGTCCTGGACCAGATGGCAAAGAAGATCGACCAGGTGAACCGGCAGATCGCAAGCCTGGAGCGGCTCAAGCGCGAGCTCGGTGAACTGTACGAGCTGGGGCGGTCCCTGCAACGCGGGCCGGACCGGGCGGCAGACAGGACGCGCTGTATCTGCGACATCCTCAGTGAGTCAGGTTACCGGCGGATGCAGCCTGATTCCGGCGCCGGCCAGCGGCCGGACGGAGGTGTGGCACGTGCCAAAGAAGTCGCTCTCCAAGGGAGAAAGGGCTTCCTATGACCTGGTGATCTTGGGCTCCGGGTCGACGGCTTTTGCGGCCGCCCTTCGGGCCGTTGAACTTGGGGCCCGGGTTGCCATGACGGAACACCGGACCCTGGGCGGAACCTGCGTCGCGCGCGGCTGCCTCCCCTCCAAGAACCTCATCGCTGCTGCCCGGCTCGTATGGGAGGCTCGCCACCCTCGCTACCGCGGCCTGTCGCAGGCTCAGATGGCCGTCGACTTCGACACGCTGGTGAAGCAGAAGGACGAACTGGTCTCGCACTACCGCCAGGGGCGCTATCAGTCCATCGTGGACGAGTCGGACGCCATCGACGTCTATTACGGGAGGGCCAGGCTGGCCGGTGAGCACGAGGTGGTCGTTGGCGACCGACGGCTTCGGGGCGAGCACGTTCTCATCGCGACCGGGAGCCGCCCGTTGATCCCTCCTGTTCCGGGACTGGGGGGCGTTCCGTCGTACCTGACGTCCGACCTGCTCACCGTCGGCGAACCGCAGGAGCTTCACGAGCTACCGGGTTCACTGGCCATCATCGGTGCCGGCTATGTCGCGCTCGAACTGGGCCAGATGTTCCACCGGCTGGGCTCTCGGGTCACGCTCATCGAGCCGAGCGAGCGGCTGTTGCCGCGCATGGAACCGGAGGTTGGCGACACCCTTGTCCCGCTGCTGCGAAAGGAAGGGCTCGAAGTTTTCCTGGGCGCACGCGTGACCCGCGTGGAGCGAACGGACGGGCCGGACCGCCGCCAGGTGGCGCTTCGCCTGCAGACTGGAGGCCACGGTGACGTCATCCTGGCCGATCAGGTGCTCGTGGCAGCGGGGCGGCAGCCCAACACGGACGGTATCGGGCTAGAGGAGGCCGGCGTCGAGCTGGACGCCCAGGGCTTTGTACGGGTGGACAGACTGCTCCGAACCTCTCGCCCGAACATCTGGGCAGCAGGGGACGTCATCGGCCTTCAGCAGGGCAGCCAGCTTGCGACTCCGGTGGGCGCGTTCGACGGGGCGATTGCCGCGGAGAACGCGCTGGCTGGGGCGGGCAGAGAGGTCGACCACACAGTGGTACCCCGCGCCATATTCACCGAGCCGGAGGTGGCCAGCGTTGGGTTGACCGAAGAGCAGGCTGTCCGGACGGGGCACCGCTGCGCCTGCCGGGTGCTGGAGCTCGAGTGGGTGCCGAAGGCCCGCGCCACTTATCGCACGGATGGCTTCATCAAGATGGTGGCGGACCGCGACAGCCACCGGGTGCTCGGCGTTACGATGGTAGGACACGACGCTTCCGAGGCGATCCACGAAGCGGCCATGGGTCTCGAACTCGGAGCGCGAATCGAGCATTTCCGCCAGATGATCCACGTTTACCCGACGATGGCGGAGGCCCTCAAACTCGTGGCCACCAGCTTCTTCAAGGACGTCCGGAGACTATCCTGCTGCGCTGACTGAAGCGGTCCTTCCGTTCGGTATTTTCGGGTTCTTTTCAGGCGTTTCTCAGGTAGTTTTCAGGGTTCGCGCCTAAGCTACAGGTGGAGGCTCGCCATGTCTCATCGGGGCTCCGAGCCCTCGCCTCTTCGGATGCCGGCCGGCAGCGCCCCTGTCGGCACGCCTCGGAGTGCCCGCACGCATCTGCTCACCTGGCTCACCACGCTGGGCCCGGCTGCCTTCGTGGGCGTCTTTGAGTTTGCGCGCCACTACTCTCCCCTCAACACGGTTCTGCCCCTGTGGGCCGGCAACGTCCTGGTCTTCCTGGTGGTTTTGGTGGGCGCTTACTTCTTCTCAGGGTTCGTCTTCGGCATCATCAGCCGCATGCAGGAGGAGCTGATCCGCCGGACTGAGGCGCTGGCCCAGCGCACCGCGGTGGCCGAGGCGCTCTACCGCATCAGCACGGAGATTTCGGCCGCTCTCGATCTGGATCACGTGATGGAGTCGGTGGCCGCCAGCACCCGAGAGCTTGTGGAGGCGGACATGGCCGCCGTCGGTCTGGCAGGCGAGAGCAGCACCCAGCTCACGTGGCGGGTGGCCTCGGCGTCAGAGGCGGTCCACTGCCGAAAGCTTTTGCAGGAGTGCGGGCCGGCCATCCTCACCTCCCTGGCCGAATATGGCGCGCCGCTCAAACTGGAGGACGTATCCAGCCGGGGTGCAAGCAGCGAGCCGCCTGCAGAAGAATCGGGGCCCCATGAAGCGCTGCGTGCTCTTTGCCGCGGCGGCTTTCAGGCCGTCATGGCCGTCCCGCTGCGGGCCGGAGAGCACTTTGCCGGTGCCCTGATCGTCGCCAACTGCCGGGCTGCCCGCTTCAGCGACGATGCGGCCGCAGTCGTCAGCGGCCTTGCGACCCAGGCGGCCATCGCTATCGAAAAGGCGCGCCTGGTTGAGCAAGTGCAGAGCCTCGCCGCCCTGGAGGAGCGAGAGCGCATTGCCCGGGAGATGCACGATGGTGTCGGCCAGGTGCTGGGGTACGTGAGCATCAAGGCGCAGGCGGTGCGCGAGCTGGTGGTGGCGCGCCGCTTCGACGAGGCGCGCCTTCAGCTGGATCAACTTGCGGCGGCCGCCCGGGAGGTTTACACCGACCTGAGGGAAACGATCCTGGGCCTGCGCACCTCGGTTCGCCCCGGTCGCCCCCTGGTGGAAGCGCTTCGGGAGTACCTTGAGCAGTTCAGCCGCGACACCGCTGTGGCGGCCCACCTCGAGGTTCCAGAGGATACGCTGGCCCTGCGGCCTGTCGTCGAACTGCAACTTCTGCGAATCATTCAGGAGGCGTTGACCAACGTTCGCAAACACGCGCAGGCCCGCAACGTCTGGGTTCGCTTCTCCCAAGATTCAGGCCGCTGGCAGGTTACCGTGGAGGACGACGGGCGCGGTCTGGGCGCCTCCACCCACGGCGTTCGGGGGCCCCGCTTCGGGCTGCAGATGATGCGTGAACGCGCCCAGAGCATGGGGGGCGTGTTCCAGATCGCATCCCGGCCCGGCGGGGGCACTCGCGTGCTTGTCATGTTGCCGGCGGAGAGTGAGGCAGACGGCCATGCGTCTGGTTCTGGCGGATGATCACCCGCTATTCCGGGACGGCATCCGCAGCCTGCTGGAGGCGCGGGGCCTCGAGGTGATCGGCGAGGCCAGCACCGCTTCTGAGACGGTCCGGCTGACTTTGTCGCTCCGGCCTGACCTCGTCTTGATGGACATCGGGATGCCGGAGGGGGGCGGGCTCGAAGCCACCCGCCTCATCAAGGCATCGGCTCCGGAGGTCAAGATCATCATCCTGACCGTATACGACGACGATCAGACGTTGTTTGAGGCCATCAAGTGCGGGGCTGACGGCTATCTGACGAAGAACCTCAAATCCGACGAGTTTTTCTCCCTTCTGCAGGGTGTCACCCGTGGCGAACCGGCCATCTCGCCGCGCCTGGCTTCCCGGATTCTTCAGGAACTCGGCCGCCAGATCCGGGGAGAAGCGAGGTCGGCGCCTTCCGACGAGCTGACCGAACGCGAACGCGAGGTGCTGCATCTGGTGGCGGCCGGCGCCACCAACCGGGAGATTGCGGAACGCCTGTTTATCACCGAAAATACGGTTAAATTTCACATGCGGAACATCCTCGACAAGCTGCACCTGCGCAACCGGGCGGAGGCCGTCGCTTACGCCATGAGGCGGGGGCTCTTGCCACCCTCGGCTTGATCGCACGGGACGGATCGAGGGCCGTCCATCCACCCGGTGGAGTGCGGGCCCCACTCACCCGGGGAACTCCGAGGCCTACCCCGACGGGTAGGCCTCTTGCTTTTTCACACTACTCTCGCGGACGTCGCTTCCTGTACCGGACTCCGCTTACGCTGAAATCGCCTGAGGAAGTCAGGGGGTGGTCAAGAGATGCGCAGGATGCGACGGTTTGGGCCGACGGGACTGTTGGTGGCCGCTTTGCTGGCACTATTGGCCGCCGGCGCGCAGGGAGCGCGGCGACAGGCCTTCACGGTGGTGATGGGCGAGTACTCGTTCGACCCGGCCACGCTCACCGTGTCCGCGGGAAGCCAGGTCGAGATCACGCTGGTCAACCAGGGGCGCCTGCCTCACGAGTTCATGGTCTACCCCTCCGGTCCGAATATGCCCATGGAGCGCAAAGAGATGCACGAATGGGTCGAAGCCAATTCCATGCTGAAGGGCGTTGAAACCACCGTGGAAGTGGACGGTAATACCATCTCCGGCACCGAAATCATGGAGGTCGTTGTAAAGCCGGGAGCCAGGGTGAGCATCCGATTTGTCCCTGCCAGGACGGGTACGTTTGAATTCGCCTGCCTGATTCCTGGCCACTACGAGCAGGGCCAGAAAGGCCAGCTCATTGTCAAGTAGCTTCCAAGCGGGGGGCTTATCGGGCAGGCGTTGAAGGGTGGGGGGAGAAGGGCTGTGAAAGACGGGCGGGTTTGGCTGGCCATATCGTTCGTGTTGGTTCTCTCGGCTCTTACCGCGGCGCGGCTGGTGATGGCATCGTACGCACCCCCTTCGTCCGTGACCCGCCCCATCGTTCCACGCACCTGGCAATTCCACGTGGTGCTGGCCGCGGCGGGCAGTGACGAGGTGACGGCCAGGCGGTGGCACCCGGGAACTCTGGTCGTGAACGCGGGGGACACCGTCGTTTTGAAGGTAACCAATGCCGACCCCGACTTCGCCCATGGCTTCGGGATCGCGGCAGCGTTCAGGTCCCGGGACGGCGGCGTCAACGTGACGCTGCAGCCCGGCGAAAGCCGCACGTTCACCTTCACCATTGACAGGCCCGGCATCTACCTGTTCTCATGCACGCTGGAAGGGTGCGCCGAGGATCACGCCGACCAGAAAGGGCAGCTTGTGGTCCTGCCCGCAGAGTTGGGGGCTGTCGGCGGGTGAAGCTTTCACGGCGCGCCTTGCTGCAAACCACAGCGGCCTTTGCCGTGGCCGCGGGGGCACCCGAGGCCGTCTCCAAACTGGCCAAATGGCTGAAGGGGCACACTCCCCGCGGCGTTCCGGCCCTGGCCGCCGACGGTTCCACCGGACGCCTGGTCGTGCTGGATGCCGTGCCCGAGGCAGGCAGGCCGGCCGTGGCCCGCGCGGCGGGCGCCGGGCACTCTACGGCGGCCGTGGCCCCGGGGGCACCGGCGGCACCCGGCGCCGTCGCGACGCACCGCTTCGTGATGGTCATCGACCTGGCGCGCTGCGACGGGTGCGGTGCCTGCACCGAGGCTTGCAACGCTTTCCACTTCGTCCCGCCGGGCCAGGAGTGGATCAAGGTTTGCCGCCTCAAGGACAGCGAGAACACAGCGCCCTACTGGTTCCCCCGGCCGTGCATGCAATGCGACAACCCCCCGTGCGTGACGGTCTGTCCGGTGAGCGCCACGTACAAGCGGGAAGATGGCATCGTCATGCAGGACAATGATCGCTGCATCGGCTGCCGCTTCTGCATCGCCGCCTGCCCGTACGGCGCCAGATACTTCAACTGGGTGGAGCCGCTCCACTCCCCCGAAGAGCGCAGCGCCACTTACAACATCGAAATGCAGTACCCGCACCGCAAGGGCGTCGTTGAGAAGTGCGTCTTTTGCCCCTCGCTGGTGGGAGAGGGCGAGCTTCCGGCGTGTGCCCGGGCATGCCCGATGGGGGCCATATGGTTCGGCGACGAGGTGGAGGATATCGCGGCGAACTCCCAGGGACAGAGGATGAAGCTGTCGGAGCTCATCCGCCAGAACGGTGGATATCGGTACCTGGAAGAACTCGGCACTGAGCCCCGGGTGTACTACCTGCCACCGCGCCGCCGGGTTTACCCCGCACCGCCTGACGAGACGGCAACCTGAAGGCGAGCACCGCAGAACGCGAGGAGGCGTCTTGGAATGGAGATGACCCACGCCGCGGCCTGGCGGCGCCCGGAGCCGGTGTGGACTGCGCAGGAGGCGCCCCTGATCGACTCCATCACCCGGCCGGGCCCGGGCTTCTGGGCTTTTGTCGGTGCCCTGTTGGCCGTCGTCGTGTGGGGATTGATCGCCTACGGGGTTCAGTTGCGGGACGGCCTGGGCGTG
Proteins encoded in this region:
- the merA gene encoding mercury(II) reductase; this translates as MPKKSLSKGERASYDLVILGSGSTAFAAALRAVELGARVAMTEHRTLGGTCVARGCLPSKNLIAAARLVWEARHPRYRGLSQAQMAVDFDTLVKQKDELVSHYRQGRYQSIVDESDAIDVYYGRARLAGEHEVVVGDRRLRGEHVLIATGSRPLIPPVPGLGGVPSYLTSDLLTVGEPQELHELPGSLAIIGAGYVALELGQMFHRLGSRVTLIEPSERLLPRMEPEVGDTLVPLLRKEGLEVFLGARVTRVERTDGPDRRQVALRLQTGGHGDVILADQVLVAAGRQPNTDGIGLEEAGVELDAQGFVRVDRLLRTSRPNIWAAGDVIGLQQGSQLATPVGAFDGAIAAENALAGAGREVDHTVVPRAIFTEPEVASVGLTEEQAVRTGHRCACRVLELEWVPKARATYRTDGFIKMVADRDSHRVLGVTMVGHDASEAIHEAAMGLELGARIEHFRQMIHVYPTMAEALKLVATSFFKDVRRLSCCAD
- a CDS encoding cupredoxin domain-containing protein, yielding MRRMRRFGPTGLLVAALLALLAAGAQGARRQAFTVVMGEYSFDPATLTVSAGSQVEITLVNQGRLPHEFMVYPSGPNMPMERKEMHEWVEANSMLKGVETTVEVDGNTISGTEIMEVVVKPGARVSIRFVPARTGTFEFACLIPGHYEQGQKGQLIVK
- a CDS encoding heavy metal-responsive transcriptional regulator gives rise to the protein MRIGELASRAGVTTGAIRFYEQLGLLRPEGRTPAGYRVFGPGQVERLRFIRAARMLGLSLSAIAEVLAVRDQGRRPCEYVLDQMAKKIDQVNRQIASLERLKRELGELYELGRSLQRGPDRAADRTRCICDILSESGYRRMQPDSGAGQRPDGGVARAKEVALQGRKGFL
- a CDS encoding GAF domain-containing sensor histidine kinase, producing MSHRGSEPSPLRMPAGSAPVGTPRSARTHLLTWLTTLGPAAFVGVFEFARHYSPLNTVLPLWAGNVLVFLVVLVGAYFFSGFVFGIISRMQEELIRRTEALAQRTAVAEALYRISTEISAALDLDHVMESVAASTRELVEADMAAVGLAGESSTQLTWRVASASEAVHCRKLLQECGPAILTSLAEYGAPLKLEDVSSRGASSEPPAEESGPHEALRALCRGGFQAVMAVPLRAGEHFAGALIVANCRAARFSDDAAAVVSGLATQAAIAIEKARLVEQVQSLAALEERERIAREMHDGVGQVLGYVSIKAQAVRELVVARRFDEARLQLDQLAAAAREVYTDLRETILGLRTSVRPGRPLVEALREYLEQFSRDTAVAAHLEVPEDTLALRPVVELQLLRIIQEALTNVRKHAQARNVWVRFSQDSGRWQVTVEDDGRGLGASTHGVRGPRFGLQMMRERAQSMGGVFQIASRPGGGTRVLVMLPAESEADGHASGSGG
- a CDS encoding cupredoxin domain-containing protein, with the protein product MKDGRVWLAISFVLVLSALTAARLVMASYAPPSSVTRPIVPRTWQFHVVLAAAGSDEVTARRWHPGTLVVNAGDTVVLKVTNADPDFAHGFGIAAAFRSRDGGVNVTLQPGESRTFTFTIDRPGIYLFSCTLEGCAEDHADQKGQLVVLPAELGAVGG
- a CDS encoding response regulator transcription factor, translating into MRLVLADDHPLFRDGIRSLLEARGLEVIGEASTASETVRLTLSLRPDLVLMDIGMPEGGGLEATRLIKASAPEVKIIILTVYDDDQTLFEAIKCGADGYLTKNLKSDEFFSLLQGVTRGEPAISPRLASRILQELGRQIRGEARSAPSDELTEREREVLHLVAAGATNREIAERLFITENTVKFHMRNILDKLHLRNRAEAVAYAMRRGLLPPSA
- a CDS encoding 4Fe-4S dicluster domain-containing protein; the protein is MKLSRRALLQTTAAFAVAAGAPEAVSKLAKWLKGHTPRGVPALAADGSTGRLVVLDAVPEAGRPAVARAAGAGHSTAAVAPGAPAAPGAVATHRFVMVIDLARCDGCGACTEACNAFHFVPPGQEWIKVCRLKDSENTAPYWFPRPCMQCDNPPCVTVCPVSATYKREDGIVMQDNDRCIGCRFCIAACPYGARYFNWVEPLHSPEERSATYNIEMQYPHRKGVVEKCVFCPSLVGEGELPACARACPMGAIWFGDEVEDIAANSQGQRMKLSELIRQNGGYRYLEELGTEPRVYYLPPRRRVYPAPPDETAT